A genome region from Deinococcus sp. KNUC1210 includes the following:
- a CDS encoding DEAD/DEAH box helicase: MAEFIVTESVGAAGEAGELRVIDGLRTALRKRSSVCFWKYPLNTRQQHLHEPDVLLLDPEWGIVIIEVKNIPMTQLAGIQGYSWRLHQPYFGRSEINPYEQARRQAQAVIERIRDHPHLNTVPVRALVALPRITRDEWERGGSTFLFSDTPILCGDELTPVAFERKVERTPTIRRGQPLDDETFRQLLSAFGTGGSLPVPPVEVPPVTAPAPLRKIDILAQAALQRREFDLQQELIAKTIPPGAQRIRGIAGSGKTVLLAQKAANMHLRHPDWDIALVFFCRALYEQMQAQVDHWLRAHSNGAVTYLDARHKIRILHAWGSKDQPGFYRTVAQHAGLEPMNVADVKAANGGRSASPTAGVLLSARDLLRAAEEQQLDLEIFDAVLIDEGQDLVDERLDLKYDERQAFYWLAYRSLRPVEGEVVLLGEPELAPRAARRIIWAYDEAQSLDTLAVPKARELFGDELAQLLTGGTQYRGGIKKNEVMKRCYRTPGPILVAAHALGMGLLRPGGMVAGLTRREGWQDIGYDVEGELLSGRTVTIRRSAENSPNIVPRLYSGPLLTCQDYATRRGELSALAQNVQHALEVDGLSLDRQLVICLGQYSERAMQVTYDALRTAGLDVYVAGNLRGNTPPATDWREQNRNGFRLPGHVTVTNVVRAKGNEADLVHIVGLDEVGHQEGLVSLRNQLFVALSRSRGWVSLSGTQTPAAFRDEVQAVLSAGEQITFTMSQPRRNLNDELEGAALPA; this comes from the coding sequence ATGGCCGAATTCATCGTCACCGAAAGCGTGGGCGCAGCGGGCGAGGCGGGTGAGCTGCGCGTCATCGACGGTCTCAGAACGGCGCTGCGAAAACGGAGCAGCGTCTGCTTCTGGAAGTACCCGCTCAACACCCGCCAGCAGCACCTGCACGAACCCGACGTGCTGCTGCTCGATCCCGAGTGGGGCATCGTCATCATCGAGGTCAAGAACATCCCCATGACCCAACTCGCAGGCATCCAGGGCTACAGCTGGAGACTGCACCAGCCGTATTTCGGACGCAGCGAGATCAACCCCTACGAGCAGGCCCGGCGACAGGCACAGGCGGTGATTGAGCGCATCCGTGACCATCCGCACCTCAACACCGTCCCGGTGCGGGCGCTGGTGGCGTTGCCGCGCATCACCCGCGACGAGTGGGAGCGGGGTGGCAGTACCTTCCTGTTTTCCGACACGCCGATCCTGTGCGGCGATGAACTGACCCCGGTGGCCTTCGAGCGCAAGGTAGAACGCACCCCGACCATCCGCCGAGGCCAGCCGCTGGACGACGAGACCTTCCGTCAGCTGCTCTCGGCGTTCGGGACTGGGGGAAGTCTGCCCGTCCCACCCGTCGAAGTGCCGCCCGTGACCGCACCAGCGCCGCTCCGCAAGATCGACATCCTGGCGCAGGCCGCCCTTCAGCGGCGTGAGTTCGACCTTCAGCAGGAGCTGATCGCCAAGACCATCCCGCCGGGGGCGCAGCGGATCCGTGGCATCGCTGGGAGCGGTAAGACCGTGCTGCTGGCGCAGAAGGCCGCCAACATGCACCTGCGTCATCCCGACTGGGACATCGCGCTGGTGTTCTTCTGCCGCGCCCTGTATGAGCAGATGCAGGCACAGGTCGATCACTGGCTGCGGGCGCACAGCAACGGCGCGGTCACGTACCTGGACGCTCGCCACAAGATCCGCATCCTGCATGCCTGGGGCAGCAAGGATCAGCCGGGCTTCTACCGCACGGTGGCGCAGCACGCAGGTCTGGAGCCGATGAACGTCGCGGACGTGAAAGCGGCCAATGGGGGCCGCAGCGCGTCGCCCACCGCCGGCGTGCTGCTGAGTGCGCGTGACCTCTTGCGGGCTGCCGAGGAGCAGCAGCTCGACCTGGAGATCTTCGACGCGGTGCTGATCGACGAGGGACAGGACTTGGTGGACGAGCGCCTCGACCTCAAGTATGACGAGCGGCAGGCGTTCTACTGGTTGGCTTACCGCAGCCTACGACCTGTCGAGGGCGAGGTGGTGTTGCTGGGTGAACCGGAACTAGCTCCACGTGCTGCCCGGCGCATCATCTGGGCTTATGACGAAGCGCAGAGTCTCGACACGCTGGCAGTCCCCAAGGCGCGGGAGCTGTTCGGGGACGAGCTGGCCCAGCTCCTGACCGGCGGCACGCAGTACCGGGGTGGCATCAAGAAAAACGAGGTGATGAAGCGCTGCTACCGCACCCCCGGCCCGATCCTGGTGGCCGCGCACGCACTGGGGATGGGTCTGCTGCGGCCCGGCGGCATGGTGGCAGGCCTGACGCGCCGCGAGGGCTGGCAGGACATCGGCTACGACGTGGAAGGTGAGCTGCTCAGTGGTCGCACCGTCACCATCCGCCGCAGCGCCGAGAACTCCCCCAACATCGTGCCCCGGCTGTACAGTGGCCCGCTGCTCACCTGTCAGGATTACGCCACCCGTAGGGGAGAACTGTCGGCGCTGGCGCAGAACGTGCAGCACGCGCTGGAGGTGGACGGACTGAGTCTGGATCGCCAGCTCGTGATCTGCCTGGGCCAGTACAGCGAGCGGGCCATGCAGGTGACGTATGACGCGCTGCGGACGGCGGGACTGGACGTGTACGTGGCGGGGAACCTGCGCGGCAACACGCCTCCGGCCACCGACTGGCGCGAGCAGAACCGCAATGGCTTTCGGCTGCCGGGTCACGTGACCGTCACCAACGTGGTCAGGGCCAAGGGCAACGAGGCCGATCTGGTGCATATCGTCGGGCTGGACGAGGTGGGGCACCAGGAGGGACTGGTCAGCCTGCGAAATCAGCTCTTCGTGGCGCTCAGCCGCAGTAGGGGGTGGGTCTCGCTCAGCGGGACGCAGACGCCTGCCGCGTTCCGTGATGAGGTGCAGGCCGTGCTGAGTGCGGGCGAGCAGATCACCTTCACCATGAGTCAGCCGCGCCGCAACCTGAACGATGAGCTGGAAGGTGCAGCGCTCCCCGCCTGA
- a CDS encoding AAA domain-containing protein, whose amino-acid sequence MEIVDTLFFDQQPELMTLWEAYLGLWQRWAAEDRRAKKVQDVYSRLFAMYQTLSAFEEANELVVGLGYLSWKTQGGEEVRRHLLTAQATLHFDALRGLLTLTAGAEGARTALEQDMLDRELHPQAQVQQAIAEALEDSGEEVWSAAILPPLLQTWVQALSASGTYSSELVPPRQAGEQPQVTLAPALVMRRRGERSLTSAYRDILRQVQDQPDAPANLAPFTVSSHAPASREDVLRTGRPSELYFPLPANDAQSEIITYLERQPGVLVQGPPGTGKSHTIVNLVSHLLATNQRVLVTSHTARALKVLREKFPPELAALCVTYLRGEEGAKGTLERSVQEVLQRANHRNSAQEQRQLDTLVSALERLRQEETDLLNTLRDIRSSEAQPLEFFGYRGTAQDIAGSLRAQEAEYGWLEELGQPNRDVPLSSDEALRLLALLRSTTPQETQELAHRLPNLSGLPEAEEFMRAVQEEQQALHLEQAGQAARAHPHYSVLEAAPGIQRDQLIAALQALMAAAQTARRQANPWAGDATGAVLRGQLSKWRGVLATSEQLLPPVQRLLADVGEPSVTGMDGHPAETVLSDAQTVLAHLKGGGNWGGFFGKAPAVKERQYLRETVRVNGQPAATPEVLQTLVDALKLDRQITVLEDTWAAVQVRVTGPRSLRLAQLAEEGEALERLLKLTDPLSAAQDAVRAVAGLPEPQWWDDAEVSALLSAARAAGTAQAAALQRRLLETLVPGLEGLLAAGNAHPVVQRLSNAIQQRHTDAYGLALLHARTLLARRDELSHRDLLMGRLRQGAPALGDELARTPADPVWDTRLAHLETAWRWMRAEAYLEELANPDAETEKRTRLTDCRQEIRNTLKELATQRAWQSTLDRLTFAEQQALVRWEQAIKRLGKGTGKHAERWRKVARDALEEARTAIPAWIMPLHTVAETFGMKPGMFDVVIVDEASQAGPESLFLTFIAKKIIIVGDDKQIEPEGIGIVTERLDALVKQYLYDFPAKEILGNPKASLFAFGQYSYPPTIALREHFRCMPEIIAFSSRLSYASQPLIALRQYGADRLAPLIAQHVPDGSNRGNNVNPQEARALVEQIKACIANPRYAGKTFGVISLVGDEQAEHIASLLRQELPEAELERRRLVCGNAYSFQGDERDVMFLSMVTSPSEGRTTSKVGTDSAIFQPRYNVAASRARDQMWLFHSVTPADLHPDDLRSMLIKQVQDPDLTGNLPLPSAQVLALQEQARRPGRRLGSQPSPFDSWFELDVYLEIVRRGYRVAPQVEMNGYRIDLVVEGLRGRLAVECDGDFWHGPDRYADDLRRQQVLERAGMVFWRVRGSTYQRDPEAALTGLWAALDARGVYPEGDLRNTLPVEEPAPAPWTSEVPAPTPAAQSSAASADHTEALEATVTEAVPQAEQPANFHLAAYVAWEPRPLPDPRSVTVLAPVIEGLREIVAVEGPLSAKQAYQLYARASGLPYSKALQSLLNRSVAQGVRSGVFLQENEWGLVGQMDKVLRVPGTPPVRLRQRGSRELASIPPYEVAALMRELLRLEPELDTPDDPEPLYRRVLGLYGAQRLTLKAREALTYAYGCLQKSKETVTASF is encoded by the coding sequence ATGGAGATTGTCGACACGCTGTTCTTCGATCAACAACCTGAGCTGATGACGCTGTGGGAGGCGTACCTGGGTCTGTGGCAGCGCTGGGCGGCCGAGGATCGCCGGGCGAAGAAGGTGCAGGACGTGTACTCGCGGCTGTTTGCGATGTATCAGACGCTCAGCGCCTTCGAGGAAGCCAACGAGCTTGTGGTGGGTCTCGGCTACCTGAGCTGGAAGACGCAGGGCGGCGAGGAGGTGCGCCGTCATCTGCTGACCGCGCAGGCCACTCTGCATTTCGACGCGTTGCGTGGGCTCCTGACGCTCACGGCTGGCGCGGAGGGCGCACGCACGGCGCTGGAACAGGACATGCTCGACCGCGAGCTGCACCCGCAGGCCCAGGTGCAGCAGGCGATCGCGGAAGCGCTCGAGGACAGCGGCGAAGAGGTCTGGAGTGCCGCCATCCTGCCCCCGCTGCTCCAGACGTGGGTGCAGGCGCTCAGCGCGTCGGGGACGTACAGCTCCGAACTCGTGCCGCCCAGGCAGGCGGGTGAGCAGCCACAGGTCACGCTGGCTCCGGCGCTGGTAATGCGGCGGCGTGGCGAGCGCAGCCTGACCTCGGCCTACCGCGACATCCTGCGGCAGGTGCAGGATCAACCGGACGCGCCCGCCAACCTCGCGCCATTCACCGTGAGTTCCCACGCGCCCGCCAGCCGAGAGGATGTTCTCCGGACAGGCCGCCCGTCCGAACTTTACTTCCCGCTCCCCGCCAACGACGCGCAGAGCGAGATCATCACGTACCTAGAGCGCCAGCCGGGCGTGCTGGTACAGGGGCCGCCCGGCACAGGCAAGTCGCACACCATCGTCAACCTGGTGAGTCACCTGCTTGCCACCAACCAACGGGTGCTCGTGACCAGCCACACCGCCCGCGCCCTCAAGGTGCTGCGCGAGAAGTTCCCACCGGAATTGGCAGCGCTGTGCGTCACGTACCTGCGCGGCGAGGAGGGAGCGAAAGGCACGCTGGAGCGCTCGGTGCAGGAGGTGCTCCAGCGTGCCAACCACCGCAACAGCGCCCAGGAGCAGCGTCAGCTCGACACGCTAGTTAGTGCCCTGGAACGGCTGCGGCAGGAAGAGACGGACCTGCTGAACACTCTGCGCGATATCCGCAGTTCGGAGGCACAGCCGCTGGAGTTTTTTGGCTATCGTGGGACGGCTCAGGACATCGCCGGATCTCTGCGGGCTCAGGAGGCCGAGTACGGATGGCTGGAGGAACTGGGACAGCCGAACCGCGACGTGCCGCTGAGCAGTGACGAAGCCCTGCGTCTCCTGGCGCTGCTGCGCTCGACCACGCCGCAGGAAACCCAGGAACTCGCCCACCGTCTGCCTAACCTGAGTGGTCTGCCAGAGGCTGAAGAGTTCATGCGGGCGGTCCAGGAAGAGCAGCAGGCCCTCCACCTGGAGCAGGCAGGACAGGCTGCCCGCGCTCACCCGCACTACAGCGTGCTCGAGGCTGCGCCGGGGATACAACGTGATCAACTCATCGCCGCGCTGCAAGCACTGATGGCGGCGGCTCAGACCGCCCGCAGACAGGCCAATCCCTGGGCGGGCGACGCCACCGGTGCCGTGCTGCGGGGGCAGCTCAGCAAGTGGCGCGGCGTGTTGGCGACCAGCGAGCAGCTGCTCCCACCTGTGCAGCGCCTACTGGCAGACGTGGGTGAACCCAGCGTGACCGGGATGGACGGTCATCCAGCCGAGACCGTGCTGAGCGATGCCCAGACCGTGTTGGCGCATCTCAAGGGCGGTGGGAACTGGGGCGGATTCTTCGGAAAAGCGCCGGCCGTGAAGGAGCGTCAGTACCTGCGCGAGACGGTGCGGGTGAACGGTCAGCCCGCCGCCACGCCGGAGGTTTTGCAGACGCTGGTGGACGCGCTGAAGCTTGATAGGCAGATAACGGTGCTTGAAGACACCTGGGCCGCCGTGCAGGTACGTGTGACCGGGCCGCGTTCGCTGCGACTGGCACAGTTAGCCGAAGAGGGAGAAGCGTTGGAACGGCTGCTCAAGCTCACCGACCCGTTGAGTGCCGCGCAGGATGCAGTTCGGGCAGTGGCGGGTCTCCCTGAGCCTCAGTGGTGGGACGATGCTGAGGTCTCAGCGCTGCTCAGTGCGGCACGTGCTGCCGGAACTGCCCAGGCCGCCGCCCTTCAGCGCCGCCTGCTGGAGACGTTGGTCCCCGGGCTGGAAGGACTTCTTGCTGCTGGGAACGCGCATCCGGTGGTTCAGCGGCTGTCGAACGCGATTCAACAGCGCCACACTGATGCCTACGGTCTGGCGCTGCTGCACGCCCGCACGTTGCTGGCCCGGCGCGACGAACTGTCTCACCGTGACCTGTTGATGGGCAGGCTGCGGCAGGGAGCGCCGGCCCTCGGCGATGAGCTGGCCCGCACGCCTGCCGATCCGGTGTGGGACACCCGTCTGGCCCACCTGGAGACTGCCTGGCGCTGGATGCGTGCGGAAGCCTACCTCGAAGAGCTGGCGAATCCCGACGCCGAGACCGAGAAGCGCACTCGCCTGACCGATTGCCGCCAGGAGATTCGCAACACCTTGAAGGAACTGGCGACTCAGCGCGCCTGGCAGAGCACCCTCGACCGGTTGACGTTTGCAGAGCAGCAGGCACTGGTGCGCTGGGAGCAGGCCATCAAGCGGCTCGGCAAGGGCACAGGCAAGCACGCGGAGCGCTGGCGCAAAGTCGCCCGCGACGCGCTGGAGGAGGCGCGTACCGCCATTCCCGCCTGGATCATGCCGCTGCATACGGTGGCCGAGACGTTTGGGATGAAGCCCGGCATGTTCGATGTGGTGATCGTGGATGAGGCGAGTCAGGCCGGGCCTGAGTCGCTGTTCCTGACCTTCATCGCCAAGAAGATCATCATTGTGGGAGACGACAAACAGATTGAGCCGGAGGGCATCGGCATCGTGACCGAGCGGCTCGACGCATTGGTGAAGCAGTATCTGTACGACTTCCCTGCCAAAGAGATCCTCGGCAACCCCAAAGCCAGCCTGTTTGCCTTCGGCCAGTACTCGTATCCGCCTACCATCGCGCTGCGCGAGCACTTCCGCTGCATGCCGGAGATCATCGCCTTCTCCAGCCGCCTGAGCTACGCCTCCCAGCCGCTGATTGCCCTGCGCCAATACGGCGCAGATCGTCTGGCTCCGCTGATTGCTCAGCATGTGCCGGACGGCAGCAACCGGGGGAACAACGTCAATCCGCAGGAAGCCCGCGCCCTGGTGGAGCAGATCAAGGCGTGCATCGCCAATCCGCGCTATGCGGGCAAGACCTTCGGCGTTATCAGCCTGGTCGGAGATGAGCAGGCCGAACACATCGCCTCCCTGCTGCGTCAGGAGCTGCCCGAGGCGGAACTGGAGCGGCGCAGGCTGGTGTGCGGCAACGCCTATAGCTTCCAGGGGGACGAGCGCGACGTGATGTTCCTGAGCATGGTGACCAGTCCGTCCGAAGGCCGCACTACCTCGAAAGTCGGTACCGACAGCGCCATCTTCCAGCCGCGCTACAACGTCGCTGCCAGCCGCGCCCGAGATCAGATGTGGCTCTTCCATAGTGTCACCCCTGCCGACCTGCATCCTGACGATCTGCGCTCGATGCTGATCAAGCAGGTGCAGGACCCGGATCTGACGGGCAATCTGCCGTTACCATCGGCCCAGGTCTTGGCGCTCCAGGAGCAGGCGCGTCGTCCGGGGCGCAGGCTGGGCAGCCAGCCGTCGCCGTTCGACTCCTGGTTCGAGCTGGACGTGTACCTGGAGATCGTGCGGCGCGGCTACCGCGTGGCGCCACAGGTCGAAATGAACGGCTACCGCATCGATCTGGTAGTCGAGGGACTGCGGGGCCGACTGGCGGTGGAATGCGACGGAGACTTCTGGCATGGCCCTGACCGCTACGCCGACGACCTGCGGCGCCAGCAGGTACTGGAGCGTGCCGGGATGGTGTTCTGGCGGGTACGTGGCAGCACGTATCAGCGTGACCCCGAGGCAGCGTTGACCGGATTGTGGGCGGCGCTCGACGCGCGGGGCGTGTACCCGGAGGGGGATCTGAGGAACACGCTGCCGGTAGAAGAGCCAGCACCTGCGCCCTGGACGTCGGAAGTGCCGGCACCCACGCCAGCAGCGCAGTCCAGCGCCGCGAGTGCCGATCATACCGAGGCGCTGGAGGCCACCGTCACCGAGGCAGTGCCGCAGGCCGAGCAGCCGGCCAACTTTCACCTGGCAGCGTATGTCGCCTGGGAACCGCGTCCGCTACCGGATCCACGGAGTGTCACAGTCCTTGCCCCGGTGATCGAGGGTCTGCGGGAGATCGTGGCGGTGGAAGGCCCGCTGAGTGCCAAGCAGGCGTACCAGCTCTATGCGCGGGCGTCGGGGCTGCCCTACAGCAAGGCCCTGCAAAGTCTGCTCAACCGCAGCGTGGCGCAGGGCGTGAGGAGCGGCGTCTTTCTCCAGGAGAACGAGTGGGGGCTGGTCGGGCAGATGGACAAGGTGCTGCGCGTGCCGGGAACGCCCCCAGTCCGGCTTCGGCAGCGCGGATCGCGCGAGTTGGCGTCCATTCCGCCCTATGAAGTGGCGGCGCTGATGCGGGAACTGCTGCGGCTGGAACCGGAACTGGACACCCCAGACGATCCCGAGCCGCTCTACCGGCGGGTGCTGGGCCTGTACGGGGCGCAGCGCCTGACGCTCAAGGCCAGAGAAGCGCTGACGTATGCCTACGGCTGCCTTCAGAAGAGCAAAGAAACAGTGACTGCTTCCTTCTGA
- a CDS encoding ASCH domain-containing protein codes for MRALSIQQPWVDRILSGEKNIKYRSRRIKDMGPLLLHASKTVVPENFDGMEQADADRLPYGALVGVVDVVDVVPVEGEDLYEWRLAHPRRFAMPIPYKGAASIFKVPMADIKMYLRPLLV; via the coding sequence ATGCGGGCGCTGAGCATCCAGCAGCCCTGGGTCGACCGGATTCTGTCGGGCGAGAAGAACATCAAGTACCGCAGCCGCCGGATCAAGGACATGGGGCCGCTGCTGCTGCACGCATCGAAGACAGTCGTTCCTGAGAACTTCGATGGCATGGAACAGGCCGACGCTGACCGTCTCCCCTATGGGGCGCTGGTGGGCGTGGTCGATGTGGTGGACGTGGTGCCGGTCGAAGGCGAAGACCTGTATGAGTGGCGCCTCGCCCATCCGAGGCGGTTCGCCATGCCGATCCCCTACAAGGGCGCGGCCAGTATCTTCAAGGTGCCGATGGCCGACATCAAGATGTACCTCCGGCCCCTGCTGGTCTAA